One window from the genome of Pararhizobium gei encodes:
- a CDS encoding DUF982 domain-containing protein — protein sequence MTPISWTNPVRLSFGRGEAVTIEGPRDALDYLLSMWPLSDGEMFQAAKTACMEADAGVIPIEESREALIAAAREANLKLV from the coding sequence ATGACGCCGATTTCCTGGACGAACCCGGTCCGGCTCTCCTTCGGGCGGGGAGAAGCGGTTACGATTGAGGGGCCGCGAGACGCGCTGGATTACCTGCTTTCCATGTGGCCCCTCTCGGATGGCGAGATGTTTCAAGCTGCAAAAACCGCATGCATGGAAGCCGACGCCGGCGTTATCCCGATCGAGGAATCGCGGGAAGCATTGATCGCCGCTGCCCGGGAAGCCAATCTTAAATTGGTATAG
- a CDS encoding N-acetylmuramoyl-L-alanine amidase — MFLSKIIRPCLFLALLFGLAAGARAEEAPLLAYGARIAGDDARTRVVIEFDRKPEFFVHYVGNPARVIVDLPETAFGLKPEDLRARGVFTEIRYGAMGAGSSRIVLTAKKPVAISGASVREDEGSKGFRLVLDAERVTDARFAELLGEQKWTGSVAATKTARSVEPASNGEFVIAVDAGHGGIDTGAIGADTKIEEKSVTLAFAQELAKTLNEEAGIEAFLTRDKDEFLSLPERVHIARQRGANLFISLHADTLKQHDIRGATVYTISDKASDHLAANLAERENLSDEIAGVALTSEPAEVADILIDLTRRETQAFAINLARSVVTSFQGQINLINNPHRHAGFRVLQAPDVPSILLELGFMSNKDDEKLLTDPAWRKKVSGLLVEAVRTYRSGKTADGG; from the coding sequence TTGTTCCTCTCGAAAATAATCCGGCCTTGCCTTTTCCTCGCTTTGCTCTTTGGACTAGCTGCCGGAGCGCGGGCTGAAGAGGCGCCGTTGCTCGCCTATGGCGCGCGTATCGCGGGAGACGATGCCCGCACACGGGTGGTCATCGAATTCGACAGGAAGCCTGAATTTTTCGTCCACTATGTCGGCAATCCCGCGCGCGTGATCGTCGACCTGCCGGAGACCGCCTTCGGTTTGAAGCCGGAGGACCTGAGGGCGCGTGGCGTCTTCACGGAGATCCGCTATGGCGCGATGGGTGCGGGCAGTTCGCGGATCGTCCTCACGGCGAAAAAACCGGTTGCAATCTCCGGCGCAAGCGTCAGGGAAGATGAGGGGAGCAAGGGCTTCCGGCTGGTCCTCGATGCGGAGAGAGTGACCGACGCCCGGTTTGCCGAATTGCTTGGCGAACAGAAATGGACGGGGTCCGTCGCCGCGACCAAGACGGCCCGCAGCGTCGAGCCGGCTTCGAACGGCGAATTCGTGATCGCCGTCGATGCAGGGCATGGCGGCATCGATACCGGCGCGATCGGCGCAGACACGAAAATCGAGGAGAAGAGCGTAACGCTGGCCTTTGCTCAGGAGTTGGCAAAAACCTTGAACGAGGAGGCCGGCATCGAGGCCTTTCTGACGCGCGACAAGGACGAATTCCTGTCGCTGCCGGAGCGGGTCCATATCGCCCGCCAACGCGGCGCCAATCTTTTCATTTCGCTCCACGCAGATACGCTCAAACAACATGATATCCGGGGCGCAACCGTCTATACCATTTCCGACAAGGCGTCAGACCATCTCGCCGCGAACTTGGCCGAGCGCGAAAACCTTTCCGATGAAATCGCCGGCGTGGCCTTGACGAGCGAACCGGCCGAGGTTGCCGATATTCTCATCGATCTTACCCGCCGCGAAACCCAGGCCTTTGCCATCAATCTCGCCCGCTCGGTCGTGACGTCGTTTCAGGGACAAATCAACCTGATCAACAATCCGCATCGCCACGCAGGCTTTCGTGTCCTGCAGGCTCCCGACGTTCCGTCGATCCTTCTCGAATTGGGTTTCATGTCAAACAAGGACGACGAAAAGCTTCTGACCGATCCGGCATGGCGCAAAAAAGTGTCGGGCTTGCTGGTGGAAGCGGTCAGAACCTATCGTAGCGGCAAGACTGCCGACGGGGGCTGA
- a CDS encoding penicillin-binding protein 1A produces MIRLIGYFFGIGAFMVLGIAAAAAIYLGHVTKDLPDYEVLNSYAPPVTTRVHAGNGALMAEYARERRLYLPIQAIPDRVKAAFISAEDKNFYQHPGVDITGLARAIAVNLQNFGSGRRPVGASTITQQVAKNFLLTADQTIDRKVKEAILSFRIEQAYSKDRILELYLNEIFFGLNSYGIAGAALTYFDKSVTELTVAEAAYLAALPKGPANYHPFRKEAAAIERRDWVVDRMVENGYVTKSDGEEAKKQPLGVTLRRGGSHLFASEYFAEEVRRQIIQRYGDNALYEGGLSVRTSLDPRMQVEARRALQNALVSYDERRGFHGPMKAIEIGGDWGEPLGKLPALSDIPEWKLAVVLAVDDRGVDIGIQPEKDTAGKIGPDRVTGHIAAKAMQWAYRSSTGDRRSARSPEGVLGPGDVVYVEPTDVEGDYRLRQPPKVQGGLVAMDPQTGRVLAMAGGFSYGQSEFNRATQAMRQPGSSFKPFVYAAALDNGYTPASVILDAPFELVTGGQVWRPENYGGGSAGPSTLRLGIEKSRNLMTVRLANDMGMNLVAEYAERFGIYDKMLPVLAMSLGSGETTVLRMVSAYAVLANGGKQIKPSMIDRIQDRYGKTIFRHEERTCDNCNAAEWESQEEPVLTDNREQVLDPMTAYQITSMMEGVVTRGTAAGKIKLDRPVAGKTGTTNDEKDAWFVGYTPDLVAGLYLGFDDPAPLGRGATGGGLAAPVFNDFMQAALQGTRPVKFVVPEGMSLIPVNRKTGMAAGEGDPDTIIEAFKPGTGPADSFSVIGGADQYVPPEEILKASPQANEAINSGGSGLF; encoded by the coding sequence ATGATCAGACTGATTGGATATTTCTTCGGGATTGGCGCATTCATGGTGCTTGGCATCGCTGCTGCGGCTGCCATTTATCTCGGGCATGTAACCAAGGACCTGCCTGATTACGAGGTGCTCAACAGCTACGCGCCGCCCGTCACCACCCGCGTTCACGCCGGCAACGGCGCTCTGATGGCCGAATATGCGCGCGAGCGACGGCTTTATCTGCCGATCCAGGCGATTCCGGACCGCGTCAAGGCCGCTTTCATTTCTGCGGAAGACAAGAATTTCTATCAGCATCCCGGCGTCGATATCACCGGCCTTGCCCGCGCCATCGCCGTCAATCTTCAGAATTTCGGTTCTGGCCGCCGCCCTGTCGGCGCATCGACGATTACCCAGCAGGTCGCGAAGAACTTCCTTCTCACGGCCGACCAGACGATCGACCGCAAGGTCAAGGAAGCCATCCTTTCGTTCCGTATCGAACAGGCCTACAGCAAGGACCGCATTCTCGAACTTTACCTCAACGAGATTTTTTTCGGGTTGAATTCCTACGGCATCGCCGGTGCGGCTCTGACTTATTTCGACAAGTCGGTTACCGAACTGACTGTGGCTGAAGCCGCCTATCTCGCGGCTTTGCCCAAGGGACCTGCAAATTACCACCCGTTCCGCAAGGAAGCCGCGGCCATCGAGCGCCGCGACTGGGTGGTCGATCGCATGGTCGAAAACGGCTACGTCACCAAGAGCGACGGCGAAGAGGCCAAGAAACAGCCGCTCGGTGTGACATTGAGGCGCGGCGGATCGCATCTTTTCGCCTCCGAATATTTTGCCGAGGAAGTCCGCCGCCAGATTATCCAGCGCTACGGCGATAATGCGCTCTACGAGGGCGGTCTCTCGGTGCGCACCTCGCTCGATCCGCGCATGCAGGTCGAGGCCCGCCGCGCCCTGCAGAACGCTCTTGTCTCCTATGACGAACGCCGTGGTTTCCACGGCCCGATGAAGGCGATCGAGATCGGCGGGGATTGGGGCGAGCCGCTGGGCAAGCTTCCGGCGCTGTCGGATATCCCGGAGTGGAAGCTCGCTGTCGTCCTTGCCGTCGATGATCGGGGCGTGGATATCGGCATTCAGCCGGAAAAGGATACGGCGGGAAAAATCGGTCCCGACCGTGTGACCGGCCATATCGCCGCCAAGGCAATGCAGTGGGCCTATCGCTCATCGACCGGCGACCGCCGTTCGGCCCGCTCGCCTGAAGGCGTTCTCGGTCCGGGCGACGTCGTCTATGTCGAGCCGACGGATGTGGAGGGCGACTATCGCCTGCGCCAGCCGCCAAAGGTTCAGGGCGGTCTCGTGGCTATGGACCCCCAGACGGGCCGTGTGCTGGCCATGGCTGGTGGCTTCTCCTACGGTCAGTCCGAGTTCAACCGGGCGACGCAGGCCATGCGGCAGCCGGGATCGTCTTTCAAGCCTTTCGTCTATGCCGCAGCCCTCGACAATGGCTATACGCCCGCTTCCGTCATTCTGGACGCGCCGTTCGAGCTCGTTACAGGCGGACAGGTGTGGCGGCCTGAAAATTACGGCGGCGGCTCTGCCGGCCCGTCCACCTTGCGCCTCGGCATCGAGAAATCGCGCAATCTGATGACGGTTCGGCTTGCCAACGACATGGGCATGAACCTTGTCGCGGAATATGCCGAGCGCTTCGGTATTTATGACAAGATGCTGCCGGTGTTGGCGATGTCGCTCGGGTCGGGCGAGACCACGGTGCTGCGCATGGTCTCGGCCTATGCCGTTCTTGCCAATGGCGGCAAGCAGATCAAGCCATCGATGATCGACCGTATCCAGGATCGCTATGGCAAAACCATCTTCCGGCATGAAGAGCGCACCTGCGACAATTGCAATGCCGCAGAATGGGAAAGCCAGGAGGAGCCGGTTCTTACCGACAATCGCGAGCAGGTTCTCGATCCGATGACGGCCTATCAGATCACCTCCATGATGGAAGGCGTCGTGACCCGCGGCACGGCCGCCGGAAAGATCAAGCTCGATCGTCCGGTGGCCGGCAAGACGGGCACCACCAATGACGAAAAGGACGCCTGGTTCGTGGGCTATACGCCTGACCTCGTAGCAGGGCTCTATCTCGGGTTCGACGACCCGGCCCCTCTCGGCCGCGGTGCAACAGGCGGCGGCCTTGCGGCTCCCGTGTTCAATGATTTCATGCAGGCGGCCCTTCAGGGGACCCGGCCCGTCAAGTTCGTGGTCCCGGAGGGCATGAGTCTCATTCCGGTCAACCGCAAGACTGGCATGGCGGCCGGTGAGGGCGATCCGGATACGATCATCGAAGCCTTCAAGCCCGGCACTGGCCCTGCCGACAGTTTCTCCGTTATCGGCGGCGCTGACCAGTATGTCCCGCCGGAAGAAATTCTAAAAGCGTCGCCGCAGGCCAACGAGGCCATCAATAGCGGCGGCAGCGGCCTGTTTTAA
- a CDS encoding YoaK family protein has product MTIEQRRRFISRRRTAIGTALVAAISFLAGMTDAVGLLIAGNFVSFMSGNTTRAAVAVADWRLGHALVLFGALLIFVAGNAMGTVVAHKAVRRTFNVMVGVTVALLGAAMLSPATAPVLQFYAMVLAMGMINAAVEQIEGRPIGLTYVTGALSRFGRGLGGMIVGDPQRDWVVQILPWLGMAAGALCGAGLAWMLGPAVIWLPCGLSALLAVIARFIPSRFQKRLGRPAPRLITKRPKT; this is encoded by the coding sequence ATGACGATTGAGCAGCGAAGACGTTTCATCAGCAGGCGCAGAACCGCAATCGGAACGGCACTCGTCGCCGCCATCTCCTTCCTCGCAGGCATGACGGACGCCGTGGGTCTGCTGATTGCCGGCAATTTCGTCTCCTTCATGAGCGGCAATACCACGCGGGCGGCAGTCGCGGTCGCCGATTGGCGGCTCGGCCACGCCTTGGTCCTATTCGGAGCCCTCCTCATTTTCGTTGCCGGAAATGCGATGGGGACGGTGGTTGCTCACAAGGCCGTCCGGCGAACCTTCAATGTCATGGTTGGGGTAACCGTCGCTCTCCTTGGCGCAGCGATGCTTTCACCGGCAACCGCCCCTGTACTGCAATTCTATGCAATGGTTCTGGCTATGGGGATGATCAATGCCGCCGTCGAGCAGATCGAGGGGCGGCCGATCGGCCTGACCTACGTCACAGGTGCCCTCTCCCGCTTCGGCCGTGGCCTTGGCGGCATGATCGTTGGTGATCCGCAGCGCGACTGGGTCGTTCAGATCCTTCCCTGGCTGGGCATGGCAGCCGGCGCGCTCTGCGGCGCAGGTCTGGCCTGGATGCTTGGGCCGGCGGTTATCTGGCTGCCTTGCGGACTATCCGCCCTTCTCGCCGTCATCGCCCGCTTCATTCCGTCGCGCTTTCAAAAGCGCCTCGGACGTCCGGCGCCTCGGCTGATCACGAAAAGACCGAAAACGTAG
- the prfB gene encoding peptide chain release factor 2 (programmed frameshift) — protein MRNEIENIVDEIKQAISLLRRHLDWDQAVRRLDWLNNKAEDPNLWNDAAEAQKLMRERQQLDDGIRSVRDFEQQMQDAIDLIELGEEEGDADIIKDAEDLLKRLRGEAARRQVEAMLSGEADGNDTYLEVHSGAGGTESQDWANILLRMYTRWAERQGYKVELMEVHDGEEAGIKSATLLVKGHNAYGWLKTESGVHRLVRISPFDSNARRHTSFSSIWVYPVIDDSIQIDINESDCRIDTYRSSGAGGQHVNTTDSAVRITHMPSGIVVQCQQERSQHKNKAKAWDMLRARLYEAELKKREEAANAEAASKSEIGWGHQIRSYVMQPYQLVKDLRTGVESSAPSDVLDGDLNGFMEAALAHRINGAADAAMDDIA, from the exons ATGCGCAACGAAATCGAAAACATCGTCGACGAAATCAAGCAGGCCATAAGCCTGCTGAGGAGGCATCTT GACTGGGATCAGGCGGTAAGACGGCTGGACTGGTTGAACAACAAGGCCGAGGATCCTAACCTCTGGAACGATGCGGCCGAAGCGCAGAAACTCATGCGCGAACGCCAGCAACTCGATGATGGCATCCGAAGTGTGCGTGATTTCGAGCAGCAGATGCAGGATGCGATCGACCTTATCGAACTGGGTGAGGAAGAGGGCGATGCCGACATCATCAAGGATGCAGAAGACCTCTTGAAGCGGCTGCGCGGCGAGGCCGCCCGCCGGCAGGTCGAGGCCATGCTGTCGGGCGAAGCCGATGGTAACGACACCTATCTGGAAGTTCATTCAGGCGCCGGCGGCACCGAAAGCCAGGACTGGGCGAATATCCTGTTGCGCATGTATACGCGCTGGGCCGAGCGCCAGGGCTACAAAGTCGAGCTTATGGAAGTTCACGACGGCGAAGAGGCCGGCATCAAGTCGGCGACGCTTCTCGTCAAGGGGCATAACGCTTATGGCTGGCTGAAAACCGAATCGGGCGTGCACCGCCTCGTACGCATTTCGCCCTTCGACAGCAATGCCCGCCGTCACACCTCGTTCTCGTCCATCTGGGTCTATCCGGTCATCGACGATTCCATCCAGATCGACATCAACGAGAGCGACTGCCGCATCGATACCTATCGGTCCTCGGGCGCCGGCGGTCAGCATGTCAACACCACCGATTCTGCCGTGCGCATCACGCATATGCCGTCCGGCATCGTCGTCCAGTGCCAACAGGAACGCTCGCAGCACAAGAACAAGGCCAAGGCCTGGGATATGCTCCGCGCCCGTCTCTATGAAGCCGAACTCAAGAAGCGCGAAGAGGCCGCCAATGCCGAAGCTGCGTCGAAGAGCGAAATCGGCTGGGGGCATCAGATCCGGTCCTATGTCATGCAGCCCTATCAGCTGGTGAAGGATCTGCGCACCGGCGTCGAAAGCTCGGCTCCCTCGGACGTTCTGGACGGGGATCTCAACGGCTTCATGGAAGCAGCGCTCGCGCATCGCATCAACGGTGCCGCGGATGCCGCGATGGACGACATCGCGTGA
- a CDS encoding NAD kinase, with product MARTFKTIAFSASPTDEAQKAADELIALYGQTDPEEADVIVALGGDGFMLHTLHKTMNSGKLVYGMNRGSIGFLMNRYNTENLHERLAEAVENAFRPLEMRTIDVHGNRFRALAINEVYLFRQSYQAAKLRVVVDGRVRLEELICDGVLLSTPAGSTAYNLSAHGPILPLEAPLLALTPVSPFRPRRWRGALLPNKVTVDIAILEADKRPVNAVADHVEVKSVINVRIAESENITAHILSDPDYSWSDRILAEQFSN from the coding sequence ATGGCTCGCACATTTAAAACCATCGCTTTCTCGGCCTCACCCACCGACGAAGCGCAGAAGGCGGCGGACGAACTGATCGCCCTTTACGGACAGACCGATCCTGAAGAGGCTGATGTGATCGTGGCGCTGGGCGGCGATGGCTTTATGCTGCACACGTTACACAAAACGATGAATTCCGGAAAACTGGTCTATGGCATGAACCGGGGGTCAATCGGTTTCCTGATGAATCGCTACAACACCGAAAACTTGCATGAACGCCTTGCCGAAGCTGTGGAAAATGCGTTCCGGCCGCTGGAGATGCGGACGATCGACGTGCACGGAAACCGCTTCCGTGCACTCGCCATCAATGAGGTCTACCTGTTTCGACAATCCTACCAGGCAGCCAAATTGCGTGTAGTGGTCGATGGCCGGGTGCGGTTGGAGGAGTTGATCTGTGATGGCGTGTTGCTATCCACGCCCGCCGGTTCCACCGCCTACAATCTCTCCGCCCACGGGCCGATTCTTCCGCTTGAAGCGCCGCTTCTGGCGTTGACACCCGTCAGCCCCTTCCGGCCCCGGCGGTGGCGTGGCGCGCTCCTTCCGAACAAGGTGACGGTCGATATCGCGATTCTGGAGGCGGACAAGCGGCCGGTCAATGCCGTTGCCGATCATGTGGAGGTCAAATCCGTTATCAATGTAAGGATTGCTGAGTCGGAGAATATCACCGCGCATATTCTCTCCGACCCGGACTACTCCTGGTCCGATCGCATTCTTGCTGAGCAGTTTTCCAATTGA
- a CDS encoding Rne/Rng family ribonuclease — translation MAEKMLIDASHAEETRVVVVRGNRIEEFDFESEHKKQIRGNIYLAKVTRVEPSLQAAFVDYGGNRHGFLAFAEIHPDYYQIPLADRQALLRAEAEEARRDDDIEHVETGTNLGSEAEEETAQATDDEAVAADATAVEAVVPVEDASAEAVEIEDKPKAKAKRPRRSKKALAAEAEAAADVSTDTDDEDGQSGEIAAMVDTDSISEDTRGRRNADDEDDDDHPEEKEIIESVGAEDAMEEVPDRQASRRPRKQYRIQEVIKRRQILLVQVAKEERGNKGAALTTYLSLAGRYSVLMPNTARGGGISRKITNLQDRKRLKEIARMLDVPQGMGVILRTAGANRTKVEVKRDFEYLMRLWENVRTLTLASTAPCLVYEEGSLIKRSIRDLYNKDINEIIVAGEEGYKEAKAFMKMLMPSHAKVVQPYRDVHPIFSRSGIEAQLDRMLVPQVTLKSGGYIIINQTEALVAIDVNSGRSTREHSIEDTALQTNLEAAEEVARQLRLRDLAGLVVVDFIDMEEKRNNRAVEKRLKDHLKNDRARIQVGRISHFGLLEMSRQRIRASVLESTMQICSHCNGTGHVRSQSSVALHVLRGIEEYLLKNTTHNITVRTTPDIALYLLNHKRGTIIDYEERFGVQIIIEADAHVGVQHFAIDRGEAVENPVKIDQIIQFEPEIDEEDDIVIEEDIEEEDELEVAVEAKAERVEKIERGEREPAANGDDQANRKRKRRRRRRGGRGGDSNGELLAADTIEGTSEEDGDEDEGDDAVQAASDDLQNAGLTEEERQKRRRRRRGKRGGRRNRPDEAEGEILAEGAEESFETVVGDTVEFVDDAPVEVPAEAAEPEAVNEDLPDLNVAIDEDAKPAKPKRGRGKKVAAIDVDQAAVSADTSTADADARSAVESQEEPNAVVDVEEPTVEDAAIEEAAADLDEAKPERTNRNIDMVASEPVVKSSTSSQGDDASKPKKGGWWQKRGFF, via the coding sequence ATGGCAGAGAAAATGCTTATCGATGCGTCTCACGCTGAAGAGACGCGCGTCGTCGTCGTTCGCGGAAACCGCATAGAAGAATTCGACTTCGAATCCGAACACAAGAAACAGATCCGCGGCAATATCTATCTTGCAAAAGTGACCCGCGTCGAGCCTTCGCTGCAGGCCGCTTTCGTCGATTACGGCGGCAACCGCCACGGATTTCTCGCCTTCGCGGAAATTCATCCCGATTATTATCAGATCCCGCTTGCCGACAGGCAGGCCCTGCTGCGAGCCGAAGCGGAAGAGGCGCGCCGCGACGACGACATCGAGCATGTCGAGACCGGTACCAATCTGGGCTCCGAGGCGGAAGAAGAAACGGCTCAGGCAACTGACGATGAGGCCGTCGCTGCAGACGCGACCGCAGTTGAGGCTGTTGTCCCGGTGGAAGACGCCTCCGCTGAGGCCGTTGAGATCGAAGACAAGCCCAAAGCCAAGGCCAAGCGCCCGCGCCGCAGCAAAAAGGCGCTCGCCGCCGAGGCGGAAGCTGCCGCCGATGTATCGACAGATACGGACGATGAAGACGGGCAGAGCGGCGAGATTGCCGCCATGGTCGATACCGACAGCATCTCGGAAGATACCCGCGGCCGCCGTAATGCCGACGACGAAGACGATGACGATCATCCTGAAGAAAAGGAAATCATCGAATCCGTCGGCGCCGAAGACGCCATGGAGGAAGTTCCGGATCGTCAGGCAAGCCGCCGTCCGCGCAAGCAATATCGCATCCAGGAAGTCATCAAGCGTCGGCAGATTCTCCTGGTGCAGGTTGCCAAGGAAGAGCGCGGCAACAAAGGCGCGGCGCTGACCACCTATCTTTCGCTGGCCGGGCGCTATTCGGTGCTGATGCCCAACACTGCCCGCGGGGGCGGTATTTCCCGCAAGATCACCAATCTGCAGGATCGCAAGCGCCTGAAGGAAATCGCAAGAATGCTCGACGTGCCGCAGGGCATGGGTGTCATCCTGCGCACCGCCGGCGCAAACCGGACAAAGGTGGAGGTCAAGCGCGACTTCGAATATTTGATGCGCCTGTGGGAAAACGTCCGCACGCTTACGTTGGCTTCTACAGCTCCCTGCCTCGTTTACGAGGAAGGATCGCTGATCAAGCGCTCGATCCGCGATCTCTACAACAAGGATATCAACGAGATCATCGTGGCCGGAGAGGAAGGCTACAAGGAAGCGAAAGCTTTCATGAAAATGCTGATGCCCAGCCATGCCAAGGTGGTTCAGCCGTATCGCGACGTTCATCCGATCTTCTCGCGCTCGGGCATCGAAGCCCAGCTGGACCGTATGCTCGTGCCGCAGGTGACGCTGAAGTCCGGCGGCTACATCATCATCAACCAGACCGAAGCTCTGGTGGCGATCGACGTCAACTCGGGCCGCTCCACGCGCGAGCATTCGATCGAAGACACGGCGCTCCAGACGAACCTGGAAGCCGCCGAGGAAGTCGCGCGCCAGTTGCGCCTGCGTGACCTTGCCGGTCTCGTGGTCGTCGACTTCATCGACATGGAGGAAAAGCGCAACAACCGCGCCGTCGAGAAACGCCTCAAGGACCATCTGAAAAACGACCGTGCCCGTATTCAGGTCGGCCGGATCTCGCATTTCGGCCTGCTTGAAATGTCGCGCCAGCGTATTCGGGCGTCCGTGCTGGAATCGACCATGCAGATATGCTCGCACTGCAACGGCACGGGTCACGTCCGTTCGCAGTCCTCTGTCGCACTGCATGTGTTGCGTGGGATCGAAGAATATCTTTTGAAGAACACGACGCACAACATCACCGTACGCACGACGCCGGATATCGCGCTCTACCTCCTCAACCACAAGCGCGGAACGATTATCGATTATGAGGAACGTTTCGGCGTTCAGATCATCATCGAAGCCGATGCCCATGTCGGCGTGCAACATTTTGCCATCGACCGCGGCGAAGCAGTCGAGAACCCTGTCAAAATCGACCAGATCATTCAATTCGAGCCCGAAATCGACGAAGAAGACGATATCGTCATCGAAGAGGATATCGAGGAAGAGGACGAACTGGAGGTGGCCGTCGAGGCCAAGGCGGAGCGCGTTGAAAAGATCGAGCGCGGCGAACGCGAGCCCGCCGCAAATGGCGACGATCAGGCCAACCGCAAGCGCAAGCGCCGCCGGCGCCGGCGGGGCGGACGGGGCGGCGATTCGAATGGCGAATTGCTCGCTGCCGACACTATCGAAGGCACATCCGAGGAAGACGGCGATGAGGACGAGGGTGACGACGCTGTACAAGCGGCATCCGATGACCTTCAAAATGCCGGACTGACCGAGGAAGAGCGCCAGAAGCGCCGCCGCCGCCGCCGCGGCAAGCGCGGTGGCCGCCGCAACCGTCCGGATGAGGCTGAAGGCGAAATCCTCGCTGAGGGTGCAGAAGAATCATTCGAAACGGTCGTAGGCGACACTGTTGAGTTCGTGGACGACGCACCTGTCGAGGTTCCTGCCGAAGCCGCTGAGCCGGAGGCGGTAAACGAGGATCTGCCGGACCTGAACGTGGCAATCGACGAGGACGCCAAACCTGCCAAACCGAAGCGGGGCCGCGGCAAGAAAGTCGCTGCCATCGATGTCGATCAGGCGGCGGTGTCGGCTGACACATCGACGGCTGATGCGGACGCCCGTTCCGCCGTAGAGTCACAGGAGGAGCCGAACGCGGTTGTTGACGTCGAAGAACCAACCGTTGAGGATGCCGCTATCGAAGAGGCTGCGGCCGATCTGGACGAAGCAAAACCCGAGCGCACCAATCGGAATATTGATATGGTCGCCAGCGAGCCAGTGGTCAAATCGTCCACATCGTCGCAGGGAGATGATGCGTCAAAGCCCAAGAAGGGCGGCTGGTGGCAGAAGCGTGGCTTCTTTTAA
- a CDS encoding pyridoxal phosphate-dependent aminotransferase yields the protein MYQKPIEDVPLTPLSSRSSVEPFHAMDVLAEATKRREAGHPVISMAVGQPSHPAPKAALDAARAALAHGRFGYTDALGMSSLRSAIASHYAARYGIEIDPQRVAVTTGSSAAFNLAFLALFDPGDSVAIARPGYPAYRNILTALGLTVVEVEADAENGFTLTPANLAAAEAKSGKRLKGVLLASPANPTGTVTGKAGLAALAGYCRERDIAFISDEIYHGLTFAGEETTALSVTDDAVIINSFSKYYCMTGWRIGWMILPGSLVRAFERIAQSLYISPPELSQIAAEAALGAAAELDLHRASYAANRALLLKRLPEIGLGIASPMDGAFYAYADVSRFTNDSMDFAKKMLAEINVAATPGLDFDPLEGHRTMRFSYAGDGKDMAEAMDRIGRWLA from the coding sequence ATGTACCAGAAGCCTATCGAGGATGTGCCGTTGACGCCGCTTTCCAGCCGCAGTTCCGTTGAGCCTTTCCACGCGATGGACGTTCTTGCCGAAGCGACGAAGCGGCGGGAGGCTGGGCATCCGGTAATCTCCATGGCGGTGGGTCAACCGAGCCATCCAGCGCCGAAGGCAGCACTTGATGCAGCCCGTGCGGCGCTTGCTCATGGACGCTTCGGCTATACCGATGCCCTGGGCATGTCGTCGCTGAGATCGGCGATCGCAAGCCATTATGCCGCTCGCTATGGAATCGAGATAGACCCGCAACGCGTAGCCGTCACGACCGGATCGTCGGCGGCTTTCAATCTTGCCTTTCTGGCGCTTTTCGATCCGGGTGACAGCGTTGCAATCGCGCGCCCGGGCTATCCCGCCTATCGCAACATTCTGACTGCCCTGGGTTTGACCGTGGTGGAAGTCGAAGCGGACGCCGAAAACGGTTTTACGCTGACGCCCGCCAATCTGGCAGCCGCGGAAGCAAAATCAGGCAAACGGCTGAAGGGCGTCCTTCTCGCCAGCCCGGCCAATCCCACAGGCACAGTGACCGGAAAGGCCGGTCTTGCGGCATTGGCCGGCTATTGCCGCGAGCGCGACATCGCCTTCATTTCGGATGAAATCTACCATGGCCTGACATTTGCAGGCGAGGAAACGACGGCGCTCAGCGTCACTGACGACGCCGTCATTATCAACTCCTTCTCCAAATATTACTGCATGACCGGCTGGCGCATCGGCTGGATGATCCTGCCCGGATCCCTCGTGCGGGCCTTCGAGCGGATCGCGCAAAGCCTCTATATTTCGCCGCCGGAACTATCCCAGATTGCAGCGGAAGCCGCACTCGGGGCGGCAGCGGAACTCGATCTCCACAGGGCCTCCTATGCCGCAAACCGCGCTTTATTGCTTAAACGTCTACCGGAAATAGGACTAGGCATTGCATCGCCCATGGATGGCGCCTTCTACGCCTATGCGGATGTCAGCCGGTTCACCAATGACAGCATGGATTTTGCGAAAAAGATGCTTGCAGAAATTAACGTCGCTGCCACGCCCGGCCTGGATTTCGATCCGCTCGAAGGTCACCGGACCATGCGTTTTTCCTATGCTGGGGACGGCAAGGATATGGCCGAAGCCATGGATCGCATCGGCCGGTGGTTGGCGTAA